In a genomic window of Anoxybacter fermentans:
- a CDS encoding GTPase, whose protein sequence is MPANLTPEYLAAEEAYRNAKTVEEKIAALEEMLATIPKHKGTDKMQADIKRRLSKLRKAGDNKKGGSRQYDPYLVEKQGAGQVVLVGFPNSGKSSLVKSLTNAKVKVAPYPFTTPLPQPGMMPYEDILIQLIDTPPITEEGIPGPFTTTIRNGDLLLLLTDLSTDECIDQLQMILKFLKEKRILRKELIEGVSAFTIDECIVIGSKADDEKSQERLEIIKELIPDSPDILPISTETGLNLDKLKELIFKKLKIIRIYSKVPGKNPDMDRPFILKEGSTVLDFARQIHKDFAENLKNARVWGSARFDGQAVPQDYQLKDRDIVELNT, encoded by the coding sequence ATGCCCGCAAATTTAACCCCGGAATATCTTGCTGCTGAAGAAGCTTATCGTAATGCTAAAACGGTAGAAGAAAAAATAGCTGCCCTGGAAGAAATGCTGGCTACCATTCCCAAACACAAAGGTACTGACAAAATGCAGGCCGATATTAAAAGAAGGCTTTCTAAACTCCGCAAAGCAGGGGATAACAAAAAGGGTGGTAGTAGGCAGTATGATCCGTATCTGGTAGAAAAACAGGGAGCAGGCCAGGTAGTACTGGTCGGATTTCCAAACAGCGGAAAATCTTCACTGGTAAAATCCCTTACCAATGCCAAAGTTAAAGTTGCACCTTACCCCTTTACTACACCTTTACCCCAACCAGGAATGATGCCTTATGAAGATATCCTCATCCAATTAATTGATACTCCACCAATTACAGAAGAAGGCATTCCAGGGCCATTTACCACAACCATCAGAAATGGTGATCTTTTATTACTCTTAACTGATCTGAGTACTGATGAATGTATTGATCAATTGCAGATGATCTTAAAATTTCTTAAAGAAAAACGAATATTGCGGAAAGAACTCATAGAAGGAGTTTCAGCTTTTACAATAGACGAATGTATTGTCATCGGTTCCAAAGCAGATGATGAAAAAAGTCAGGAGCGTCTTGAGATTATAAAAGAACTTATTCCCGACAGCCCAGACATATTACCAATATCAACTGAAACAGGTTTAAATCTGGATAAATTGAAAGAACTGATTTTTAAAAAACTTAAAATTATCAGAATCTACAGTAAAGTACCAGGTAAAAACCCTGATATGGATCGACCTTTTATCCTGAAAGAGGGTTCTACCGTCCTGGATTTCGCAAGACAGATCCACAAAGATTTCGCTGAAAATTTAAAAAACGCCCGTGTCTGGGGTTCAGCCCGTTTTGATGGCCAGGCAGTTCCACAGGATTACCAACTTAAAGACCGTGATATAGTTGAACTAAATACTTAA
- a CDS encoding HNH endonuclease: MKKLLPGDILYFEEFKKYHKNIRVGIYIKKGHVYSIRFDTSEHGEYPDRWIRKGELLDYSGQGKKGDQTWNLYNSAMRKAQYEEYPIKLFETLHGNPMRYKYYGEWYVINSYEKIFPSGQKLIRFTISKFPKEDLKKCENEKEVILKLSDDLKNVSYDIIEPPNRYKATINRVIRDTQKANQLKEVYNWTCQICNQRLPRNSNEYYVEVHHIQPLGGKHNGVDEFSNMLVLCPNHHALFDYGVIGIGSNLEVISYFDVDCKGKKIYFREDHKLDPAVIDYHNHVILQTS; the protein is encoded by the coding sequence TTGAAGAAGTTATTACCGGGAGATATTCTATATTTTGAGGAATTTAAAAAATATCATAAAAATATTCGGGTTGGTATTTATATAAAAAAGGGGCATGTTTACTCTATAAGATTTGATACTTCAGAACATGGAGAATATCCAGATCGATGGATTCGGAAGGGAGAATTATTGGATTATTCAGGGCAGGGCAAAAAAGGAGATCAAACTTGGAATTTATATAATTCGGCAATGCGGAAAGCCCAGTATGAAGAATATCCTATTAAACTTTTCGAAACTTTACATGGTAATCCTATGCGTTATAAATACTATGGTGAATGGTATGTAATAAATTCTTATGAAAAAATATTTCCTTCTGGGCAAAAATTAATTCGATTTACGATATCAAAATTTCCAAAAGAAGATTTAAAAAAATGTGAGAATGAAAAAGAAGTAATTCTTAAATTGAGTGATGATCTTAAAAATGTTAGTTATGATATTATAGAACCACCAAATAGATATAAAGCGACTATAAATCGGGTTATTCGAGATACACAAAAGGCCAATCAATTAAAAGAAGTTTATAACTGGACATGTCAAATTTGTAATCAAAGATTACCACGTAATAGTAATGAGTATTATGTAGAAGTACATCATATTCAACCTTTAGGAGGTAAACATAATGGTGTTGATGAATTTTCCAATATGTTGGTTTTATGTCCCAATCATCATGCACTTTTTGATTATGGAGTAATTGGAATTGGATCTAATTTAGAGGTTATTAGTTATTTTGATGTTGATTGTAAAGGTAAAAAAATATATTTCCGTGAAGATCATAAACTTGACCCAGCAGTGATAGACTATCACAACCATGTAATTTTACAAACTTCATAA
- a CDS encoding prenyltransferase gives MRKEELKHLWHGFWQLADPKIWIASTVPMVVGAAMAFNITGQFNLYWFLWCLIGIYFIEIGKNAVNEVVDYVSGVDRFVAPGNRTPFSGGKKTIIDGKLTVTEAAIIAVLTLTAGGAVGLYITISAEPKVFLVGVVGFFLAIFYSLPPLKLAYRGLGELTVGLSFGPLIVIGTYLVQAHTISLPVILISLPIGFLIANVLWINQYPDYEADKKGNKRNWVVRLGRRRGVKIYTILFIASYTLFLVVMVVFKSLIWLLPLVSLPIAYQAIIIARKHYNNIPQLLQANAKTIQVYQLTGLTMTLAAILDRLFT, from the coding sequence ATGAGAAAAGAGGAATTAAAACATCTCTGGCATGGATTTTGGCAGCTGGCTGACCCTAAAATCTGGATTGCATCTACAGTTCCAATGGTTGTGGGAGCAGCGATGGCTTTTAATATTACAGGTCAATTTAATCTTTACTGGTTTTTATGGTGTTTAATTGGCATTTATTTTATTGAGATTGGTAAAAATGCTGTTAATGAAGTAGTTGATTATGTATCAGGAGTAGATAGATTTGTAGCTCCCGGGAATAGGACTCCTTTTAGTGGAGGCAAAAAGACAATCATTGATGGTAAACTAACTGTAACTGAAGCTGCAATAATTGCTGTTTTGACGCTGACAGCAGGAGGAGCAGTTGGCCTTTATATTACTATTTCGGCAGAACCAAAAGTTTTTTTGGTTGGAGTAGTAGGATTTTTCCTGGCTATCTTTTATAGTCTGCCTCCACTAAAGCTAGCTTATCGCGGTTTGGGTGAATTAACTGTAGGTCTATCTTTTGGTCCATTGATTGTAATAGGAACATATCTGGTTCAGGCTCATACAATTTCCTTACCTGTAATTTTAATCTCATTACCTATTGGATTTTTGATTGCAAATGTACTCTGGATCAATCAATATCCTGATTATGAAGCTGATAAAAAAGGAAATAAAAGGAACTGGGTAGTACGTTTAGGTCGACGTCGTGGGGTTAAGATTTATACCATATTGTTTATTGCAAGTTATACACTTTTTCTGGTAGTTATGGTTGTGTTTAAAAGCCTTATCTGGTTACTACCATTAGTTAGCTTACCTATTGCATATCAGGCCATTATTATAGCAAGAAAACATTATAACAATATTCCTCAATTATTACAGGCCAATGCAAAAACCATTCAAGTTTATCAACTGACCGGATTGACTATGACTTTAGCAGCCATTCTGGATCGATTGTTTACTTAA
- a CDS encoding alpha/beta-type small acid-soluble spore protein, with product MAGGQKRNTLVNPLAHKAMDDFKYEIAREMGLPVQQGSEDYWGHLTSRDCGAVGGEMVRRMVAQYQMNLVAQNQEL from the coding sequence ATGGCTGGTGGTCAAAAAAGAAATACTTTAGTGAATCCTCTTGCCCATAAAGCTATGGATGATTTTAAGTATGAAATAGCCCGTGAAATGGGACTTCCTGTTCAGCAAGGGTCTGAGGACTATTGGGGTCATCTTACTTCCCGCGACTGCGGTGCTGTTGGTGGTGAAATGGTAAGAAGAATGGTGGCCCAGTATCAAATGAATCTGGTAGCTCAAAATCAGGAATTATAG
- a CDS encoding MFS transporter, whose amino-acid sequence MKAGQFFLLIRTLFNCGAACTTSVATVFLLSKGISYVELGTIWGVYLFVISVTDFPTGGLADIIGRKKTFALGSLFNGVSQIVYGLAPNYPLLILAAILSGLGSAQVSGSLQAWLVDELQKENRRKQVGLYFGKARAYGSVGKFIIGLLIGLLMKNNLKILFLISGFIYVCTAVVSVLFFNDNYGDTSKGISISKKAILHFIKSRPLIMFSLIMTIYYLIYTVFIFIYQPRAIELGLKVNFLGYLQSLNAIFMGLGSYYAGELSLKIKPKILLISSYCIFFISLVFISATNLQLFLGGLVSFYLATGMYFPIYKSWCNEYISSSVRASVMSLLSTIASGFNVLFQVLVGWAIKMFGSKTVLLITSLTCLISIMLIYVIALEDSKNKPFLLQIKK is encoded by the coding sequence TTGAAGGCAGGTCAATTCTTCCTTCTTATAAGAACCCTTTTTAATTGTGGTGCGGCTTGTACAACGTCTGTTGCTACTGTTTTTTTATTATCAAAAGGTATAAGTTATGTTGAATTGGGAACAATTTGGGGTGTATATCTTTTTGTAATCAGTGTAACTGATTTTCCAACTGGAGGTTTAGCTGACATTATAGGTAGAAAAAAAACATTTGCCTTAGGTTCATTATTTAACGGAGTTTCCCAGATAGTATATGGTTTGGCTCCTAACTATCCCTTGTTAATTTTGGCAGCTATTTTGTCAGGACTTGGGTCTGCACAAGTAAGTGGATCACTTCAAGCATGGTTAGTTGATGAATTGCAAAAAGAAAATAGAAGAAAACAAGTAGGCTTATATTTTGGGAAAGCCAGAGCATATGGTTCTGTAGGAAAATTTATTATAGGTTTACTAATAGGTCTGCTAATGAAAAATAATTTAAAAATTTTATTTTTAATATCTGGTTTTATTTATGTTTGTACAGCAGTAGTTTCAGTCTTATTTTTTAATGATAATTATGGGGATACAAGTAAAGGGATATCTATTAGTAAAAAAGCAATTTTACATTTTATTAAATCTAGACCGTTAATAATGTTCAGTTTAATAATGACAATTTATTATTTGATATATACAGTTTTTATATTTATTTACCAACCTCGGGCGATTGAATTAGGTTTAAAGGTTAATTTTTTAGGATATCTTCAATCACTAAATGCAATTTTTATGGGATTAGGGAGTTATTATGCTGGTGAATTGAGTCTTAAAATTAAACCTAAGATATTGCTGATTTCGTCTTACTGTATTTTCTTTATAAGTTTAGTTTTTATATCAGCTACTAATTTACAACTATTTCTAGGGGGGCTTGTGAGTTTTTATCTCGCCACTGGAATGTATTTTCCCATATATAAGAGTTGGTGTAATGAATACATAAGCTCCAGTGTCAGGGCCAGCGTTATGTCATTATTATCCACGATTGCAAGTGGTTTTAATGTTTTATTCCAGGTACTAGTTGGTTGGGCTATAAAAATGTTTGGATCTAAAACTGTTTTATTAATAACTTCATTAACATGTCTTATTTCCATAATGCTTATTTATGTTATAGCTTTGGAAGATTCTAAAAATAAACCTTTTTTACTACAAATTAAAAAATAA
- a CDS encoding HD-GYP domain-containing protein — MVSGTYLISCVDFHEFVESLAKALDTKDHYTYGHSERVSQLVERIALEMGMKEEQMFMAHIAAHLHDIGKIGIPDSILNKPGRLTEDEFKIVQQHPLKGFEILNKVKSFRKIAEIVKYHHERYDGKGYPDGLKGERIPLEARIIAVADAFDAMTSYRPYRKKMKISEAIQELKEHIYDQFDPEVVEVIENIYREDQSFLEELVVSGTEDYHYLEVKHENIYHSRKS, encoded by the coding sequence ATGGTTTCTGGAACGTACCTCATTTCTTGTGTTGATTTTCATGAATTTGTGGAAAGCCTGGCTAAAGCATTAGATACCAAAGATCACTACACTTATGGGCATTCTGAAAGAGTATCCCAATTAGTTGAAAGGATTGCTCTGGAAATGGGTATGAAAGAGGAACAGATGTTTATGGCTCATATTGCCGCTCATCTCCATGATATTGGTAAAATTGGAATCCCAGACTCTATTTTAAATAAACCAGGAAGATTGACAGAGGATGAATTTAAGATAGTTCAGCAGCATCCGTTAAAAGGGTTTGAAATTTTAAACAAAGTAAAAAGCTTTCGTAAAATTGCTGAAATTGTGAAGTATCATCATGAAAGATATGATGGTAAAGGATATCCAGATGGTCTTAAAGGAGAAAGAATTCCTTTAGAAGCTCGAATTATAGCAGTTGCTGATGCTTTTGATGCGATGACCAGTTATCGACCATATCGGAAAAAGATGAAAATATCTGAGGCTATTCAGGAGTTAAAAGAGCATATCTATGATCAGTTTGATCCTGAAGTGGTTGAGGTAATAGAAAATATATATAGAGAGGACCAATCATTTTTAGAAGAGTTAGTTGTTAGTGGTACTGAGGATTATCATTATCTAGAGGTAAAGCATGAAAATATATATCACTCGCGTAAGTCATAG
- the rapZ gene encoding RNase adapter RapZ, with product MNSRPKFVIVTGMSGAGKTQAIRIFEDFGYFCIDNLPSALISKFVELCIYNQQINNVALVMDIRGGEFFEDLIEELANLDDLGVNYEILFLEATTDVLVRRYKETRRRHPLAAQCGGRIIDAIEKERTMLEELRGMANKIIDTSDISTKDLREEILANFGVNAINEFITITAMSFGFKYGIPLDADLVIDVRFLPNPYYVPSLKKLTGLQTEVQEYVLKWPIAEKFMDKFLDLIKFLIPHYIKEGKTHLTIAIGCTGGKHRSVTLTEKLAEFLESLDYKVIVDHRDIEKK from the coding sequence ATGAATTCAAGGCCAAAATTTGTAATCGTTACAGGAATGTCAGGTGCAGGTAAAACACAGGCTATTCGGATATTTGAAGATTTTGGGTATTTTTGTATTGACAATCTGCCATCTGCTCTCATCTCTAAATTTGTCGAACTCTGTATTTATAATCAGCAAATTAATAATGTAGCTCTGGTAATGGATATTCGAGGTGGAGAATTTTTTGAGGATCTTATAGAAGAGTTAGCCAATTTAGATGATCTGGGTGTTAATTATGAAATTCTTTTCCTGGAAGCTACTACCGATGTTTTGGTCCGCCGTTATAAAGAGACCAGGCGACGACATCCACTAGCGGCCCAGTGTGGTGGGCGAATTATTGATGCAATTGAAAAGGAAAGGACTATGTTGGAAGAACTGCGGGGTATGGCCAACAAGATCATTGATACTTCAGATATTTCCACTAAAGATTTGAGAGAAGAGATTCTGGCTAACTTCGGGGTTAATGCGATAAATGAGTTCATTACTATTACTGCAATGTCTTTTGGCTTTAAATACGGAATTCCTTTAGATGCAGATCTAGTCATTGATGTTCGTTTTTTACCAAATCCCTACTATGTACCCTCACTTAAGAAATTAACAGGCCTACAAACTGAAGTACAGGAATATGTACTCAAATGGCCTATAGCTGAGAAATTTATGGATAAATTTCTGGATTTGATTAAATTTTTGATTCCCCATTATATTAAAGAGGGTAAAACCCATTTGACCATAGCCATTGGTTGTACTGGCGGGAAACATCGTTCTGTTACTTTAACAGAGAAGTTAGCGGAATTTTTAGAAAGCTTAGATTATAAAGTAATTGTAGATCATCGTGATATTGAAAAAAAATAA
- a CDS encoding ABC transporter permease, with amino-acid sequence MRIFKEMFIASFKDLVRDRSALFWFFAFPIIFTFIFGIVFSNEGEMTFKIGIVTKSNNPMVQKMVEGISSIPTFNVNTGSQEEELAALKKGQRNIVLVMPDIDYNDIFTGKGFDVLLYYDASKKTTNQILISAIGQVFTGIESKITGRSKLFNLKPQPIQAKKLTDFDYVLPGILAMGLMQLGLFGSLKFLSLREQKIIRGLGVTPLPRSVILGSEFCLRLLMSLVQTFLIIFIGQSVFGVTIVSNLFKLTGIIILGALTFISLGYMLISFTKTIESGRGIIQVVQFPMMFLSGIFFPISFMPDYIKPIVKAIPLTYLGDALRQVMVGVSGVYSLKTDLLVLFSWLVVTVVLAIKFWKWE; translated from the coding sequence ATGAGGATATTTAAGGAGATGTTTATTGCAAGTTTTAAAGATCTGGTTCGTGATCGGTCTGCTCTTTTCTGGTTTTTTGCCTTTCCTATAATTTTTACATTTATTTTTGGAATCGTATTTTCAAATGAGGGTGAGATGACTTTTAAGATAGGTATTGTAACCAAATCCAACAACCCAATGGTTCAGAAAATGGTAGAAGGGATTAGTTCTATTCCGACCTTTAATGTTAATACGGGTAGTCAGGAAGAAGAACTTGCGGCTCTTAAGAAAGGCCAACGAAATATAGTTCTTGTTATGCCTGATATTGATTATAATGATATTTTTACGGGAAAAGGGTTTGATGTTCTCCTTTATTATGATGCCAGTAAGAAAACTACTAATCAGATATTAATCTCTGCCATTGGTCAAGTTTTTACTGGTATAGAAAGTAAAATTACAGGAAGGTCTAAACTTTTTAATCTTAAGCCCCAACCTATTCAGGCTAAAAAGTTAACCGATTTTGATTACGTATTACCGGGGATTTTGGCAATGGGTTTAATGCAGTTGGGGCTTTTTGGTTCTTTAAAGTTTTTAAGTTTAAGAGAGCAAAAGATTATCAGGGGGTTGGGGGTAACTCCATTACCCAGAAGTGTTATTTTAGGAAGTGAGTTTTGTCTCAGATTGTTAATGAGTCTTGTCCAGACCTTTTTGATTATATTTATAGGGCAAAGTGTTTTTGGAGTAACAATTGTTAGCAATCTTTTTAAATTGACTGGCATTATCATTCTTGGGGCTTTGACATTTATTAGTTTAGGATATATGTTGATCTCTTTTACAAAAACCATCGAGAGCGGGAGAGGGATTATACAGGTTGTTCAGTTTCCAATGATGTTTTTATCAGGCATATTTTTCCCAATTAGTTTTATGCCAGATTATATTAAACCTATAGTTAAGGCAATTCCGCTGACATACTTAGGGGATGCATTACGCCAGGTAATGGTTGGTGTTTCAGGTGTATATAGTTTAAAAACTGATCTACTGGTTCTCTTTTCCTGGTTGGTGGTAACCGTAGTTTTAGCTATTAAGTTCTGGAAGTGGGAGTAA
- a CDS encoding ABC transporter ATP-binding protein has translation MGTPSIEVTDLKKYFGSVKAVDGISFQVEAGTIFGMLGPNGAGKSTTVETMVGLNKRDGGKISILGLDPEKNPEELKSKIGVQLQSPSLFPRLTVKEIVNLFASFYSDPLSADEVIARVGLEAKVNEQIKNLSGGQRHRLAIALAMVGNGKVIFLDEPTTGLDPQARRQLWDVILQLKEEGVTVFLTTHYMDEAEKLCDHLVIIDHGKIIAQGSPRELINQYFKERAVEFVDPGFSKEERDELKRLDIANRISYEQEEKHIILYTDEISRTITRLMEYAAGIDKPIDDIIVRHATLEDVFLKLTGRGIRE, from the coding sequence ATGGGGACTCCCAGTATAGAAGTTACTGATTTAAAAAAATATTTTGGATCAGTAAAAGCTGTTGACGGTATCAGTTTTCAGGTTGAAGCAGGTACTATCTTCGGAATGCTAGGGCCCAATGGTGCGGGGAAAAGTACAACTGTTGAGACAATGGTTGGTCTTAATAAAAGGGATGGTGGAAAAATAAGCATTTTGGGACTTGATCCTGAAAAAAATCCTGAGGAGTTAAAATCAAAAATAGGTGTGCAGCTTCAATCACCTTCTCTATTTCCTAGATTAACGGTAAAAGAGATAGTTAATCTCTTTGCCAGTTTCTATTCTGACCCGCTCTCAGCTGATGAGGTTATAGCCAGGGTTGGGTTGGAAGCCAAGGTTAATGAGCAGATAAAAAATCTTTCTGGAGGACAGCGTCACCGTTTGGCAATTGCTCTTGCTATGGTGGGTAATGGGAAGGTTATTTTTCTTGATGAACCAACAACAGGTCTTGATCCACAGGCCAGAAGGCAATTATGGGATGTAATTTTGCAGTTAAAAGAAGAGGGAGTTACGGTTTTTTTGACAACTCATTATATGGACGAAGCAGAAAAATTATGTGATCATCTTGTAATAATTGACCATGGAAAAATAATTGCTCAGGGGTCACCCCGGGAGTTGATTAATCAATACTTCAAGGAACGTGCTGTTGAATTTGTTGATCCTGGATTCAGTAAAGAAGAGAGGGATGAATTAAAAAGACTTGATATAGCTAATAGGATTAGCTATGAACAGGAAGAGAAACATATTATTTTATATACTGATGAGATTTCACGAACAATAACCAGATTGATGGAATATGCTGCGGGAATTGATAAACCGATTGATGACATTATTGTCAGACATGCTACTTTGGAAGATGTATTTTTAAAACTTACCGGGAGGGGAATTAGAGAATGA
- a CDS encoding PHP domain-containing protein → MKVFADYHTHTRYSHGKGTIEDNVKAAIARGLTQIGITDHGPASYSLHRLGVKNPEKLLDIKAEINRLQRHYPQIEILAGVEANVISIDGTIDVPYKILQKLDKILVGLHLMIIPKSFSDGKRLIYDNIIRYKFHKHDREEIRYYNTLALLNALKRYPIDIITHPGYRLDIDTVELARACKKAKTALEINVSHGYLTEEFVKTAAKEGVKFVISSDAHRPEDVGRLSVGIDLVKRIGLPKEQVLNLQ, encoded by the coding sequence ATGAAAGTTTTTGCCGATTATCATACCCATACACGTTATAGTCATGGTAAAGGAACAATTGAAGATAATGTTAAAGCAGCTATTGCCAGAGGTTTGACCCAGATTGGCATAACAGATCACGGGCCAGCTAGCTATAGTTTACACCGATTAGGTGTAAAAAATCCTGAAAAACTGTTGGATATTAAAGCAGAAATCAACAGACTTCAGCGTCATTACCCACAAATTGAGATTCTTGCTGGAGTAGAGGCTAATGTGATCAGTATTGACGGAACTATTGATGTTCCCTATAAAATTTTACAAAAGTTGGACAAAATTTTGGTTGGACTACATCTAATGATTATCCCAAAATCTTTTTCAGATGGGAAAAGGTTGATCTATGATAATATTATTCGCTATAAATTTCATAAACATGATAGAGAAGAGATTCGTTATTATAATACCCTGGCACTTCTCAATGCTCTTAAACGTTATCCAATTGATATTATCACCCATCCAGGTTATCGTTTGGATATTGATACAGTTGAATTGGCCAGAGCCTGCAAAAAAGCAAAAACTGCATTAGAGATAAATGTAAGTCATGGTTATCTTACAGAAGAATTTGTTAAAACAGCTGCCAAAGAGGGAGTCAAATTTGTCATAAGCAGTGATGCTCACCGCCCTGAAGATGTAGGAAGACTTTCGGTAGGGATTGATCTGGTCAAAAGAATTGGGTTGCCAAAAGAGCAGGTTTTAAATTTGCAGTGA
- a CDS encoding SpoIID/LytB domain-containing protein has product MSNFFKKFSLYIGLSLVAFLGLTFIVQASDQLMHPFFDEVEALIALKVLPGTDWKPEDPVTYRDYVSFGEKLINGRAKDVILSNLTDKLVNPEAVITYQDALKYASLFLGLSDETGIAKIKEITGELKKTDTDRINGYEMAYIFYNLLYSKRKGESRTVLEERYILGEREIIASKIMQITNDQIILEDEGALPLAKDVQAFLIKDNIVTPLGFSRVSVGMSDLKFLFNKEGQVKTIILPDLDFPENIRVLISQELSEWGSSKSYDFAEIKIKAEQPFKIITHKKGEDIINFVTEQDEIITFTNQDGQIQVTVGNYNELINDRVYIKSFYPHNLQFEVLSTIRKGKNPVYAGHMEIIPSEKAGYLYLINELPIEMYLRKVVPSEIPFSWGKEAFKVQAIAARSYAISQIQMGRFESKSANVDDSTASQVYNNCDESTLVNEAIDETRGIVPMYDGEVIDAVFFSTSAGYTANNEDVWHYYRTKEFPGKPIPYLRARSQIINKNVPDLTKEENALAFFKDQTLESFDAVSPYYRWRIELTREELENTINKNLPARERADGILKTDFIQTLTGIPVDPENPDFSIGTLKDLKVVRRGEGGNIMVLDIIGTNGTYRVMKEYNIRFVIRPQKDMTGSKEDVILHRYDGSVYRNYSILPSAFAAFEIERDEQGEITKVTIYGGGNGHGVGMSQWGVKGMVDMGYTYDQILKNYYTGIELKKIY; this is encoded by the coding sequence ATGTCAAATTTTTTTAAGAAGTTTAGTTTGTATATCGGTTTGTCATTAGTAGCATTTCTGGGGTTAACTTTCATAGTACAGGCAAGTGATCAACTTATGCATCCTTTTTTTGATGAAGTAGAGGCCTTAATTGCTCTCAAAGTTTTACCTGGAACGGATTGGAAACCTGAAGATCCAGTAACATACCGGGATTATGTTTCTTTTGGTGAAAAATTGATTAATGGCAGGGCTAAAGATGTTATTTTATCGAATCTTACCGATAAATTAGTTAATCCTGAAGCGGTGATTACCTATCAGGATGCATTAAAATATGCTAGTTTATTTCTTGGTTTAAGTGATGAGACAGGAATTGCGAAGATCAAAGAGATCACTGGCGAGCTGAAAAAAACTGATACAGATAGAATTAATGGTTATGAGATGGCCTATATTTTTTATAATCTTCTTTATTCCAAAAGAAAAGGAGAGTCCCGCACAGTACTCGAAGAAAGATATATTTTAGGTGAAAGAGAAATAATAGCCTCCAAAATTATGCAAATTACCAATGATCAAATAATTTTAGAAGATGAAGGAGCTTTGCCTTTAGCAAAAGATGTTCAGGCTTTTCTAATAAAGGACAATATTGTTACACCTTTAGGCTTTTCGAGAGTTTCAGTTGGGATGTCCGATTTGAAGTTTTTATTTAATAAAGAGGGCCAGGTTAAGACTATTATTCTACCAGATCTTGATTTTCCTGAAAATATCCGTGTGCTTATAAGTCAGGAATTAAGTGAGTGGGGTAGTAGCAAATCCTATGATTTTGCAGAAATTAAAATTAAAGCTGAACAACCATTCAAAATTATTACCCACAAAAAGGGAGAAGATATTATTAATTTTGTAACAGAACAGGATGAGATTATTACTTTCACAAATCAAGATGGACAGATTCAAGTTACAGTAGGTAACTATAATGAACTTATTAATGATCGCGTATATATTAAATCTTTCTATCCCCACAACCTTCAATTTGAAGTATTAAGCACCATAAGAAAAGGGAAGAATCCTGTTTATGCCGGACATATGGAAATTATCCCATCTGAAAAAGCAGGTTACCTATATTTAATCAATGAATTACCAATTGAAATGTATCTAAGAAAGGTAGTACCAAGTGAGATTCCTTTTAGTTGGGGAAAAGAAGCATTTAAGGTTCAGGCTATTGCTGCCCGTTCTTATGCTATTTCCCAGATCCAAATGGGTAGATTTGAGAGTAAATCTGCAAATGTAGATGATAGTACTGCTTCCCAGGTGTATAATAATTGTGATGAAAGCACTTTGGTCAATGAAGCTATTGATGAAACCCGTGGTATTGTACCTATGTATGATGGTGAAGTAATAGACGCAGTATTCTTTTCTACTTCTGCTGGTTATACTGCTAATAACGAAGACGTATGGCATTATTACAGGACCAAAGAGTTTCCCGGCAAACCAATTCCATATTTACGGGCTAGATCTCAGATTATAAATAAAAATGTACCTGATTTAACCAAAGAAGAAAATGCCCTTGCTTTCTTTAAAGACCAGACTTTAGAAAGCTTTGATGCTGTATCACCATATTACCGCTGGAGAATTGAGTTGACCCGTGAAGAGTTGGAAAATACAATTAATAAAAATCTGCCGGCTAGAGAGAGAGCGGATGGAATTTTAAAAACAGATTTTATCCAGACCCTGACGGGTATTCCCGTTGACCCAGAAAACCCTGACTTTTCCATTGGAACGCTAAAAGATCTAAAAGTTGTTCGTCGGGGTGAAGGCGGTAATATTATGGTTCTGGATATTATAGGAACTAACGGAACCTACCGGGTAATGAAAGAATACAATATCCGCTTTGTGATTCGTCCACAGAAAGATATGACTGGTTCTAAGGAAGACGTAATCTTACATCGTTATGATGGTAGTGTCTATAGAAATTATTCTATTCTCCCCAGTGCTTTTGCTGCTTTTGAGATTGAGCGGGATGAACAGGGTGAAATTACGAAAGTTACAATTTATGGTGGTGGAAACGGTCACGGTGTTGGTATGAGCCAATGGGGTGTAAAAGGCATGGTTGATATGGGTTATACTTATGATCAGATCTTAAAAAATTATTATACCGGTATTGAGCTTAAGAAAATTTATTAA